In Pedobacter sp. WC2423, the following are encoded in one genomic region:
- a CDS encoding head maturation protease, ClpP-related, translating to MQYKTLDGNIGELKFYGDISEWWISGADFTRTIEEMASKFVEIHIRAHCFGGDVFEGNVMFNALQRCKPKTKLFIDGVAASMMGIVMQACDEIIAAENAWVMVHCPTGYQQGNKKQMFQAYKLLTGMEKNFTKVFVARTGKPEKYVEAWFDGTDYWFSAEEALAEGLITSIGKPVVDNVVQIDKPTENDQVESVFGRFAALMSPNSNANNETPIKDQKMKKEIIAKFGLSGVTEASTDDEVMAAMQQKIDYSGAEAKALKTTAIEALISGAENATQKKYEASLRVSLVAVGEASGLGVLQSMLGLNTPSVAAAAAPAAPAAAAAPAVPQVITMLNGTLVNASADDRAAWAWDKWQETDPDGVETMQKAEPEKFVALYQAKFGVKPVL from the coding sequence ATGCAATACAAGACGCTGGACGGAAATATAGGAGAGCTAAAATTTTACGGAGATATATCCGAATGGTGGATTTCAGGCGCAGACTTTACCCGCACTATTGAGGAGATGGCAAGCAAGTTTGTCGAGATACATATCCGGGCGCATTGCTTCGGCGGTGATGTCTTTGAAGGTAATGTAATGTTCAACGCCCTTCAGAGGTGTAAGCCTAAAACTAAATTATTTATTGATGGTGTGGCTGCTTCTATGATGGGTATCGTAATGCAGGCATGCGATGAAATCATAGCTGCTGAAAATGCCTGGGTAATGGTTCATTGCCCAACTGGATACCAGCAAGGAAATAAAAAGCAAATGTTCCAAGCCTATAAGCTCCTGACAGGAATGGAAAAAAACTTCACAAAAGTTTTTGTCGCAAGAACAGGCAAGCCTGAAAAATATGTGGAGGCTTGGTTTGATGGTACTGATTACTGGTTTAGCGCAGAGGAAGCTTTAGCAGAGGGGCTCATAACCTCAATTGGAAAACCTGTAGTCGACAATGTCGTGCAAATAGACAAGCCTACGGAAAACGATCAGGTAGAATCTGTCTTTGGCCGCTTCGCAGCCCTGATGTCACCTAATTCAAATGCAAATAACGAAACCCCTATAAAAGATCAAAAAATGAAAAAAGAAATTATCGCAAAATTCGGTTTGTCCGGTGTGACTGAAGCGAGTACGGATGATGAAGTGATGGCCGCAATGCAGCAAAAGATTGATTATTCTGGTGCTGAGGCTAAAGCTTTAAAAACTACTGCTATAGAAGCCTTGATTTCAGGAGCTGAAAATGCTACACAGAAAAAATATGAGGCTTCTTTACGTGTGAGCCTTGTAGCTGTTGGTGAAGCTTCTGGACTTGGTGTACTGCAATCAATGTTGGGTTTAAATACTCCTTCTGTTGCGGCCGCTGCAGCACCTGCTGCACCAGCTGCTGCCGCTGCTCCTGCCGTTCCACAGGTTATAACTATGCTCAATGGTACGTTAGTGAATGCAAGTGCCGATGATCGCGCAGCATGGGCGTGGGACAAATGGCAGGAAACTGATCCTGATGGTGTTGAAACAATGCAAAAAGCTGAGCCTGAAAAGTTCGTGGCATTGTATCAGGCAAAATTCGGTGTAAAGCCTGTCCTGTAA
- a CDS encoding DUF6046 domain-containing protein, whose product MSKVIDLGSRLKVAFGYVAANESDSLRKQNFSKDNGITSSNVFVQDASFEEMVIRNTDLQMMSFGNMLTATSGTQFFAPPPMISFSRGKKLIITEIDGTDAEVVERYGTKSWDIKLQGVLVDMAKHQFPKAEVRTMNEFFEVDAALVVESELFDTLGIKNMYVTDFEIAGVAGYADTMQYTLSARSIKPIEFFFLKNNN is encoded by the coding sequence ATGAGCAAAGTAATTGATTTAGGTTCCCGTTTAAAAGTCGCTTTCGGCTATGTCGCTGCTAACGAAAGTGATTCTTTGAGAAAACAGAATTTTTCCAAAGATAACGGTATCACCTCTTCAAATGTATTTGTGCAGGACGCTTCTTTTGAAGAAATGGTTATCCGTAACACTGATCTCCAGATGATGTCATTCGGGAATATGTTGACTGCAACATCAGGTACACAGTTCTTTGCTCCACCACCGATGATCAGCTTTTCACGTGGTAAAAAACTGATCATCACTGAAATTGACGGTACGGATGCCGAAGTGGTTGAACGTTACGGAACCAAAAGCTGGGATATAAAATTGCAAGGTGTATTGGTTGATATGGCAAAGCACCAGTTCCCCAAAGCAGAGGTTAGAACAATGAATGAGTTCTTTGAGGTGGATGCCGCCTTGGTTGTGGAATCCGAATTATTCGATACCCTGGGAATAAAGAATATGTACGTCACGGATTTTGAAATTGCTGGTGTAGCCGGTTATGCAGATACGATGCAATACACTTTGTCTGCACGTAGTATCAAGCCTATTGAGTTTTTCTTTCTTAAAAACAACAATTAG
- a CDS encoding putative holin-like toxin, protein MINLTEAISVLIGFGGFVTAFITSVTNKKKSDAEVQNVVADTYGDIIVMLREQGKINAEQITTLMKKDADNMQMLRENQQLINQYRVSEKELMERVKELESEIDKLKSYNESTSKIIT, encoded by the coding sequence ATGATAAACCTGACAGAAGCTATAAGTGTACTAATTGGTTTCGGTGGTTTTGTTACTGCTTTTATCACTTCAGTTACCAATAAGAAAAAGTCTGATGCCGAAGTCCAGAACGTGGTAGCTGATACATATGGTGATATCATCGTAATGCTAAGAGAGCAGGGTAAGATAAACGCGGAGCAGATCACAACATTGATGAAAAAAGATGCAGACAACATGCAGATGTTACGCGAGAATCAACAATTGATCAATCAATACAGGGTATCTGAAAAAGAACTCATGGAAAGGGTTAAGGAACTGGAATCAGAAATTGACAAATTAAAATCATACAATGAAAGCACTTCAAAAATTATCACTTAA
- a CDS encoding helix-turn-helix domain-containing protein, whose translation MRERDEKAISAVGRNITKYRNEKGWSVRKLATISLIEHSSISEYENGKKDIGISVITRLSKALEIHPGKLFDGFDE comes from the coding sequence ATGCGAGAAAGGGACGAAAAGGCAATATCAGCTGTAGGAAGAAATATCACCAAATACAGAAATGAAAAGGGCTGGTCTGTGCGAAAACTTGCTACTATCAGTTTAATTGAACATTCCAGCATAAGCGAGTATGAAAATGGGAAAAAAGATATTGGAATATCAGTTATTACAAGATTATCGAAAGCTTTAGAAATACATCCGGGTAAACTTTTTGACGGATTCGATGAATAA
- a CDS encoding TIGR02594 family protein, translating to MMGKLFTGIDVWLNNAEYLPKELQEAIRHNGLLETKGANNNVDIMKWAKLLGVDGWYPADKVPWCGLFKGICAYRSNKLKLPAPKLLSSLWWRTWGVKVDIKNAMVGDTAIKERDGGGHVTYIIGENDKYFRCYGGNQSDSVCATWILKSDITDVRRAVFGVQPLGVKKHYYNNLDGSAPKTRED from the coding sequence ATGATGGGAAAACTATTTACAGGCATTGATGTCTGGCTGAATAACGCTGAATATCTGCCTAAAGAATTACAGGAGGCAATACGGCATAATGGATTATTGGAAACAAAGGGTGCCAATAACAATGTTGATATCATGAAATGGGCTAAGCTACTTGGTGTTGATGGGTGGTATCCAGCAGATAAGGTGCCTTGGTGCGGGTTGTTTAAAGGGATTTGCGCTTACCGAAGCAATAAGCTTAAGTTACCTGCTCCTAAATTGTTATCGTCATTGTGGTGGAGAACGTGGGGCGTAAAAGTTGATATAAAAAACGCGATGGTAGGTGATACAGCAATTAAAGAGCGTGACGGAGGCGGGCACGTAACCTACATTATAGGCGAGAATGATAAGTATTTCCGCTGTTATGGTGGTAATCAATCTGATAGCGTATGTGCAACATGGATTCTTAAATCTGATATAACTGATGTAAGACGAGCGGTATTTGGCGTGCAGCCTTTAGGTGTTAAAAAGCATTATTATAATAATTTAGATGGCTCTGCGCCAAAGACACGCGAAGATTAA
- a CDS encoding DUF2586 family protein, translated as MNKAVEFNKAKPDDSINSQVTSISGVIANGVAVVGKLVLGQPYAIYSPDDAKQLGIDAAYDAANSVVLFHHIDEFYRGSVIGTKLYLMVIAQSVTPAVALADADGIYAKKLVAYAKGEMRRIAFAYNGLFTVQAPETLTDGLSSNIRSAISAAQEFALWCFETERPMQVLLEGRSYGGNAATVINLKTLVTGANIPLEADKVSIVIGQDWDYAESLAFASGKKYASVGLALGILAGINVNQNIGEVETLNLTTAAKGKFITGGLSSHQTIEDVEGSLITLDSKGYIFPITYTGISGYRWNNDHVCAPEIVDADGVMNENTISYGTTLDHAVRLLRAAFMPKIKSVQPVNAKTGKLPVGVVKNFNKIGDDVFSDLENSGFISGGKTYTNPNSNLLTGDKTLEVDFILQPTGTINSIKGTISLKTTL; from the coding sequence ATGAATAAAGCAGTAGAATTTAATAAGGCGAAACCAGACGATAGCATCAATTCACAAGTGACCTCTATCAGTGGCGTGATTGCCAATGGTGTAGCGGTTGTAGGTAAATTGGTGCTTGGTCAGCCTTATGCGATATACAGCCCTGATGATGCTAAGCAGCTTGGTATAGATGCCGCGTATGATGCAGCTAATTCAGTGGTTCTCTTTCATCACATTGATGAGTTTTACAGGGGCAGTGTCATCGGGACAAAGCTTTATCTGATGGTCATTGCTCAGTCCGTTACTCCGGCCGTGGCTCTTGCTGATGCAGATGGCATTTACGCTAAGAAATTAGTTGCATACGCAAAAGGTGAAATGAGGCGAATTGCTTTCGCTTATAATGGACTGTTCACAGTTCAGGCTCCTGAAACTTTAACCGATGGTCTGAGTTCAAACATCAGGTCAGCAATTTCGGCCGCTCAAGAATTTGCCTTGTGGTGTTTTGAGACTGAAAGACCAATGCAAGTATTGTTAGAAGGCCGTTCGTACGGCGGTAACGCTGCAACGGTGATCAACTTGAAGACACTAGTTACTGGTGCGAATATCCCATTAGAAGCCGATAAAGTGAGTATAGTTATTGGTCAGGATTGGGATTACGCGGAGTCCCTGGCATTTGCTTCTGGCAAAAAATATGCATCTGTAGGGCTTGCGCTTGGTATCCTTGCCGGCATCAATGTAAATCAGAATATCGGTGAAGTCGAAACGCTGAATTTAACAACTGCTGCCAAAGGTAAATTTATCACTGGTGGTCTAAGTTCGCATCAAACCATTGAGGATGTAGAAGGGTCGCTTATTACCCTGGATAGCAAAGGATATATTTTTCCAATCACTTATACTGGCATTTCTGGCTACAGGTGGAACAATGACCATGTGTGTGCCCCTGAAATTGTTGATGCTGATGGTGTGATGAACGAAAATACTATTTCATATGGTACAACGCTGGATCATGCTGTAAGGCTTTTACGTGCCGCCTTTATGCCTAAAATCAAAAGCGTTCAACCCGTGAATGCTAAAACCGGAAAACTACCGGTGGGTGTTGTAAAGAACTTCAATAAAATTGGTGATGACGTCTTTTCGGATCTGGAAAATTCAGGCTTTATCAGTGGCGGGAAAACCTATACGAACCCTAACAGCAATCTCCTTACCGGGGATAAAACATTGGAAGTAGATTTTATTCTACAGCCTACCGGTACAATTAACTCTATTAAAGGTACTATCAGTCTTAAAACCACATTGTAA